In Kutzneria kofuensis, the DNA window GAAGATCTCGAACCGCGGCTTCGGATCAGGCAGCTCAGGCAGCGTCCGGGAATCCAGCTTGAACGCCAGGTACGGCCGCACGTCACCGCCGGCGTCGCGAACGAAGTAGTTGGTCCGCAGCGTCGCGTTGATCAGTGAAAGCAGCTGGCGCAGGATCCGGTCCGCGTCGAGGCTGGTCACCTCGTCGATCAGCTCGGTGATGTCGGCGGTCAACGCCGTGACTACGCGGGCGCGGGTCTCGTCCGACAGCGCCGGGTCGAATCGCGACTCGAACAGCCGCACCAGCGCCTCGGCGACGTTCGTGTAGCGCAGGACCGCGTCCTCGATGTAGTCCTGGCTGTACGGGATGCCGACCTGGCGCAGGTACTTCGCGTACGCCCGGAGCACCGAAGCCTGCCGCCAGCCGAGCCCGGCGCGCAGCACGAGGGCGTTGAAGCTGTCGACCTCCGCCTCGTCGCGCCACGCCGCCGCGAACGCGTCCTGGAACAGGACGCGGACGGTGTCCAGGTCCTGCGTGGCGAGCCGTTCCAGCACGGCCTGCTCCATGCGCAGACCGAAGTCGAAGATCCAGCACTGGGTGCCGTCCTCGCGCTGGATCTCGTAGGGCCGCTCGTCGACGACCTCGACGCCCATCCGCTGCAGAACCGGCAACACCTGCGACAGAGTCACCCGCGCGCCGGCCAGGTACAGCTTGAACCGCCGCTCCCCGGGCTCGGCGTCTGCCGGCAGGTAGAACGACATGTCCAGGTCACCCTCGGACAGCCGCTGGATCCGCCGCAGGTCGGCGAGACCTTCGGTGGCGGTGAAGTCTTCCTTGTAGCTTTCCGGGAATGCCATCGCGAAGCGCTGGCCTTGCTCGGTGGCCGACTCCGCGCCGAGCTGGTTCGCCTGATCCGAGGCCTGCTCGGGCTCACTGTGCTCGGACAGGATCGCGTCCGCCATGCGGTCGTCCCAGTTGCGAGTGGCTTCACCCAGCAGGGACTGAATGTGAGCCGCATTCGGCTCCGTCGCCTCACTCGGATCCGTGTGCACCATGAAGTGCACACGGGCCAACGGGCTCTCGCCGATCAGCGCGCTGTACTCGAGGTTCTTGCCCTGCAGTTCGGCCAGCAGAACTTCCTGCATCGCCAACCGCGAAGTCGTCGTGTACCGGTCACGCGGCAGGTAAACCAGGCACGAGTAGAAGCGCCCGTACGGGTCGCGGCGCAGGAACAGCCGCAGCCGGCGACGCTCGGCCAGTGCGAGCACGCCCGTGGCGATGTCGTACAGCGTGTCCGCGTCGGTGGAGAACAGCTCGCTGCGCGGGTAGTTCTGGATGACCTCGAGCATGCGTTGGCCGGAGTACGACTCCAGCGGGAAGCCCGCTCGATGAATGACGTTACGGACCCGCCGGCTGATCACCGGGATGTCCAACACGTCTTCGTGCAAAGCCGACGTGGTGAACACGCCGAGGAACCGGTGCTCGCCGCTGACGTTGCCTTCGGCGTCGAACGTCTTCACGCCGACGTAGTACGGGTACATCGAGCGGTGCACCGCGGACGGCGCACTCGCCTGCGTCAACACCAGCAACTCCGGCGCCAGCGCCTGCGCTGCCGTGTCCGGGCCCGCGGTCAAGCTTCGCGCCGCCAGGCTGTCCTGACGCAGTACGCCCAAGCCGGAAGCGAGAACCGCGCGCAACGCCGGCTCTTCGCCACCAGCGGGGTCCTCGACGAGCTCGTACTGGCGGTAGCCGATGAAGGTGAAGTGCCCCTGCGCCAGCCACCGCAGCAGGCTCGTGCCGTCGGCTGTCTCCTCCGCGTCGAGCGGCGGCGGCGACTGCTCCAGCTGGTCCGCGAGCTGACGGGCCGTACCCGCCATCTTGTCGGTGTCCTCGACGACCTCCCGGACGTCGTTGACCACCGAGATGAGCCGGTTCTCGAGCTCGCGACCCCGATCCGCGTCCGTGATGAGGTCGACCTCGATGTGCATCCACGACTCGGCGAGCGTGTCCGCCGGCGGGTCACCCGGGTCCGCCTCCGGCAGCACCTCGCGGAGCTCGCCCGTCACGTCCCGGCGCACCACCACGATCGGGTGTACGACGCGGTGCACCTGGATCCCGCTGCGGATCAGCGCCGACGAGATCGAGTCGACCAGGTAGGGCATGTCGTCGGTGACGATCTGCACGACCGTCACCGGGCACGTCCACCCGTCCTGCGAGCGGGTCGGGTTGAGGATGCGAACCACGGGCCGGCCGGGGACGCGGTTGTCCGCAAGCTGGTAGGTGGATCGCACCGCGCCGACCAGATCGCTCGGATCGTCGTCGATGACTTCTTCGGCGGGCACGTAGCGGTAGTAGAGGCGGATCAGTTCTGCGAGTTCCGGAGCAGCGGCGACCGCGCCGCCGATCAGCTCATCGCGTACCTGTTCGGGACTGTCCAGCCGGTCTTCGCGGCTCACGCCAGTGTTGGCGGTCGCAGGGCGGGACGGGGCTCCAGTCGAGGTCATTTTCAGGCGGCTCCACGCTATCCGGCGCCTCGGTGCGCCGGGACCGTAGTCCACCCTAGATGGGTCGCCGCACCGCAAACGCCTAGGGGTTGCAGCTGAATCGAACCGTGTGACGGGAGCCACCGATAAACACACGGAGGTTACTGACGAGTTCGTTTTCGCCTGGTCAGCGTTCCGGCGGCGTCCACGTCCAGTCCGACCAGTCGCGTTCCGGCTCGACCGGCCGCGGATCATGATCGGCTACCGGTCGGTCCTCGCGGAACGTCGACGGCCTCCAGTCACTCAGGCTTGACGTGTCAACCCGCGGCGGCTGGTCGTCCCTGTCCGAAAGGACCCAATCAGACAACATCGGCGGTTCGGACGAAGTGCTCGGCACCTCGATCCGGTCGTCCGGCTCGGGCTGTCGGTGTCGCGAGCCTGACCGTTCCGGCTGCCAGTCATATTGATCGACAGTCGACGGATCCTTGGACGGCCGAGAAGCTGCCGGCTCATCCTCGAAGTGCGTGTGCACAGCGTGTTCTGTCGACTCGAAGGCGACCAAAGCCTCGGCCAAAAGATCCGCCAACTCCGAACGCGGCCGTCGGCCTTCGGGCACCGTCGACCGCTCGTCGACAGTCCGATCGGCCACAGCTGAATCGACGTCGACACCAACTGTCACAACGGCGGCATCTGACTTGGAGGCACCCTCCGGCTCACGCTCAACGCCACGGTCCTGCCCCAAGACCTCATGCGGCAAACCGGCATGAGTGGTGAACGGAACCGTGCCGGCATCCGTCCCACCGCCGATTTCCATTGACTGCACCTCAGGAACGCGCGGCATCTCTGCCATTCCAGCAGCCTGCGCGTCCTCTGCTTGAGCTTCTGGCTGCGGAGAAGGCGGTGGAACTTCCGCGGACTCGACGGCAAGCGCTTTCTTCGCGGCACGGGCCGACGGCGCCTCGAGCCGCCACCGCCCTGAATCAGCGCGAAGTTCGTCGACGATCTCGCTGCGTTCGAAGGACTCGGCGCGACGGCGCCTGCCGGCCGTAGCTGGCTGCTCAGGCGGTGGCTGAACGGCCGGCTCCGGCGCTGCTGGCGCCTCTGCTTCGGGCGGTTCCGGTGCACGCCGCCGCCCACCTGTGCCAGCGGCAGCCAGCAACTCCACCAACGAGGCCAGACCAGGGCGGTTCGTCTCGTCGTTGGCATGCCGCGACTGCGGCGTCTTCCCCGATCCGGTTTCACGATCTTCGGCTCGACGCCGCCCACCGGTTGATTCCGTCCGGGGTGGCTCAGCTGTGGTCGAG includes these proteins:
- a CDS encoding NAD-glutamate dehydrogenase; amino-acid sequence: MTSTGAPSRPATANTGVSREDRLDSPEQVRDELIGGAVAAAPELAELIRLYYRYVPAEEVIDDDPSDLVGAVRSTYQLADNRVPGRPVVRILNPTRSQDGWTCPVTVVQIVTDDMPYLVDSISSALIRSGIQVHRVVHPIVVVRRDVTGELREVLPEADPGDPPADTLAESWMHIEVDLITDADRGRELENRLISVVNDVREVVEDTDKMAGTARQLADQLEQSPPPLDAEETADGTSLLRWLAQGHFTFIGYRQYELVEDPAGGEEPALRAVLASGLGVLRQDSLAARSLTAGPDTAAQALAPELLVLTQASAPSAVHRSMYPYYVGVKTFDAEGNVSGEHRFLGVFTTSALHEDVLDIPVISRRVRNVIHRAGFPLESYSGQRMLEVIQNYPRSELFSTDADTLYDIATGVLALAERRRLRLFLRRDPYGRFYSCLVYLPRDRYTTTSRLAMQEVLLAELQGKNLEYSALIGESPLARVHFMVHTDPSEATEPNAAHIQSLLGEATRNWDDRMADAILSEHSEPEQASDQANQLGAESATEQGQRFAMAFPESYKEDFTATEGLADLRRIQRLSEGDLDMSFYLPADAEPGERRFKLYLAGARVTLSQVLPVLQRMGVEVVDERPYEIQREDGTQCWIFDFGLRMEQAVLERLATQDLDTVRVLFQDAFAAAWRDEAEVDSFNALVLRAGLGWRQASVLRAYAKYLRQVGIPYSQDYIEDAVLRYTNVAEALVRLFESRFDPALSDETRARVVTALTADITELIDEVTSLDADRILRQLLSLINATLRTNYFVRDAGGDVRPYLAFKLDSRTLPELPDPKPRFEIFVYSPRFEGVHLRFGPVARGGLRWSDRREDFRTEILGLVKAQAVKNAVIVPVGAKGGFVLKRPPAPKGDPGLDREAFLAEGITCYRMFISGLLDLTDNLDAGTVVPAPQVVRYDGDDTYLVVAADKGTATFSDIANEVAGKYGFWLGDAFASGGSVGYDHKQMGITAKGAWESVKRAFRELGVDTQTQEFTVVGIGDMSGDVFGNGMLLSEHIRLVAAFDHRHVFLDPTPVAASSFAERKRLFELPRSSWDDYDRNLISAGGGVWSRTAKSIPLSPQIKEALGIDGDVEHLAPTDLIKKILLAPVDLLWNGGIGTYVKSATESHAEVGDKANDAVRVDGADLRVKVIGEGGNLGLTQRGRIEFARAGGRVNTDALDNSAGVDCSDHEVNIKILLDHLVAEGQLDREQRNELLAEMTDEVGTLVLRDNYWQNSVLGVSRAHAAPMLSVHARLVDDLEANHGLDRRLEALPSSSQFKAMEKAGEGLTSPELATLLAHVKLAIKDEVLASTLPDSDVFVRRLPEYFPSKLREQFGNAIGSHPLRKQITTTLLVNEVVDGGGISYAFRLAEEVGASATDAVRAYAVVTNVFGLPQIWREIDALDNKVSTDLQDSLMLETRRLLDRASRWLLSNRPQPLAVGAEINRFSVMVSELAPQALTLLRGREREIVVEHAQRLLDQGAPRDLAERVAALLYTYGLLDISEVAELAEREGLGVERTHQETAELYYALSEHLNIDQMLSSVSALERGNRWHALARLALRDDLYYSLRAITLDVLRHSDPGESPEVKIANWEQSNASRLSRARAALQEISRVGRLDLATLSVAARQVRSMIR